AGGGCCGCCCGCGGGTTGTTGCCGAGCCCGAGGCCCTCCAGGATGCCGGCGGCGATCGCGATCACGTTCTTGAGCGCGCCGGCCAGCTCCACCCCCACGACGTCGTCATGCGAATACACCCGGAAGCGGGGCGTGGCGAACAGCTCCTGGGTGATCCGTGCCGCCTCCGGCTCATGCGCCGCCGCCACGACGGCCGTCGGCTGGCCCTGGAACACCTCCAGCGCGAAGCTCGGCCCGGACAGCGCCGCCACGGGGTGCCCCGGCAGGGCGGCGACCACCACTTCGGACATGAGGGCCAGCGTTCCCGGTTCGATACCCTTGGTGGCCGTTGTCACGATCGCCCCCGTCTCGAGGCCCGCACGGCACCGCTCCAGCACCATGCGCAGCACATGACTCGGAGCCACCGCCACCACCACCGCCGCGCCCCGCACTGCCTCCGCCGCGTCGGGCAGGGCCCGGAGCTCCGGTGCCAGCGCACACCCCGGCAGGAACACCGGATTCTCGTGCCGCAGGTTCACCGCCTCGACCACCTCGGCCTCATGAGCCCACAGCCGGACCTCGTGCCCCTTCCGCGCCAGGAGGTCGGCGAGGGTGGTTCCCCAGCTGCCCGCGCCCAGGACCGCGACGCACGTCATGCGGCGGGGGTCGTCGGCCGGGGTCCGGCCCGCCTGCCGAACCGGTTCTCGGTGCCAGCGAGCAGCCGCTGGATGTTCGCGCGGTGCTTCCAGATGATGAACGCCGCCACCAGCGCATCGAGTCCCAGGCCCGGGAGCGTGCGCCGCGCCGGGTAGAGCAGCGCATCGGCGAGCGGAAACACCGCGGCGCTGGCGATCGATCCGACGGAGACGTAGCCGGTCATCCAGACCAGCACCCCCCACACCGTGGCGGCGATCCCGACGGCCGCCGGTGCCAGGGCCAGCAGCATCCCGGCCGCCGTGGCCACCCCCTTTCCGCCCTTGAAGGCGACGAACGGCGAGAGGGTATGCCCCACCATCGCGGCGATGCCGCAGAGTGTGGGAAACTCCGGGAGCGCGGTCGCCCGCGGTCCGAAGAGGATCACCGGCAGCGCGCCCTTGGCGACGTCGATCAGTCCCACCGGCACCGCGAACTTCCAGCCCATGACCCGATACAGGTTGGTGGCGCCGAGGTTCCGGCTGCCGTGCTCCCGCAAGTCGATCCCCCGGAACCAGCGGCCAGCCAGGTAGCTCGTCGGGAGGGCGCCCAGCAGGTACGACGCTCCCAGCCAGAGCAGCGCTGCGGTCATGACGCCCTTTCTGTGGTCGGTCGGGCCGGTCGGCTCCTAGCCGCCGCGGACCCGGCGTCCGTCGTCCTTGCGATCGTGCTTGCTGGCGCCGCGCCCGGTGTACCGGATCCGGAGGGGTGCGCCCAGGAAGCCGAACGCCGCCCGGAAGCCGTTGTGCACGAACCGCTGATACGACTCCGGCACGTCGTCGGGCCGGTTGCACACGATCACGAAGGTCGGCGGCCGCTCGGCGATCTGCGACACGTAGAGCAGCTTCACTTCCTCGCCCGGGGCCTGCGGGGGCGCGTTCCGCTGCAGCAGTTCCTGCAACGCCCGGTTGAGCTCCGAGGTGGCAATCCGCCGGTCGCGCTCGGCGGCCACTTCGAGGATCAGGTCCGGCAACCGGCTCACCCGCTGCCCGGAGCGGGCCGAGATATACAGGAACGGGACGTAGCGGAGGAACGGGGCCTTCTCCTCCAACTGGTCCTGGCCCCGCTTGGCCGTGTTAGGGTCCTTCTCCGGGATCAGGTCCCACTTGTTGACGGCGACGATGAGTCCCTTCCCCTCATCCCAGGCCTCGGTGGCAATCCGGAGATCCTGGGCGTGCAGCCCGAGATCCGCATCGACCACGAGTACGCAGACGTCCGCCCGCTCGATGGCGCGGTGGGTGCGGAGGGTGGAGTAGAACTCGATGTCATCTTCTACTTTAGCTCTGCGCCGTAAGCCCGCTGTATCTATGAAGTTGAGCGTCTTCTCGTGATACCGCAAGGGGGTGTCGATCGCATCCCGGGTCGTGCCCGGCTGGGCGGAGACCACCAGCCGGGGTTCCCCGAGGAGCTTGTTGATGAGCGACGACTTGCCGGCGTTGGGGCGGCCGACGACCGCCACGTTGATGGCACCCTCCTCCTCCCCTGCCCCCTTGGGCGGCAGCGCCCCCACGATGGCGTCGAGGAGGTCGCCGCTCGCTTTCCCGACCGCGGCGGAGAGGCCCACCGGCTCACCCAGGCCCAGCTCGTAGAAACCGAACTGCGCCGTGGTATTCGGGAGGTCGTCGAGCTTGTTGACGGCCAGGAGCACCGGCCGCCCGGCGCGGCGCAGCTGGGAGGCGATCTCCCGGTCCACCGGGTTGAGCCCCTCCTTGCCATCGACCACCATGAGGATCAGGTCGGCCTCGGTCACGGCGAGCTCCACCTGCTCCCGCACCGCGATGTCCATCGAGTCGGACGAGCCCGGCATCAGCCCGCCGGTATCGACCAGCCAGAAGTGGCGTCCCGCCCACTCGCCATCGCCGAAGTGACGGTCGCGGGTGGTGCCCGCGTGCTCGGAGACGATGGCGTCGCGCCCGCCGAGCAGCCGGTTGAACAGGGTGGACTTGCCGACATTCGGCCGTCCGACGATGGCTACGGTGGGTTTGCTCACGGGCCTGGGGGGGTATCGAGTGCGTCGGTGAAACAGTAGGAGGCCCGGACTTCCACCGGCACGGCGGCAGCCAGATCGGCCAGCGCGAGGTCGTCCACGAACAGGTGGTCGTCGTTCAGTGCCTCGCCCGGGATCAGGGCGAGGTCGAGGTCGGGCCGTGCGGCGAGGGCTTCCCGGAAGGCGCGTCCGGGCAGCAGCCCCGCGCAGGTGACCGTCTCGCCGAACAGGCTGTTGGCCAGCGGCAGGAGCTCGAAGCGCGCCCCGGTCAGCGCCGCGAGCGGGGCGAGCACCTGGGGCATCAGCGGCGCCATGGAGGCGCCGGTGCAGACGCCGATCCGGCGCCCGCGCCAATCGGCCAGGTCGCCCCGCGCGTCGTGGATGCGCTGCTGGAGGAACCGCACCGAGCCCACCCCGTTCTCGACCTGCTCGAAGTCGTCGTACCACTCCGCCGGGGGGAGCGGGAGGTCGGCGCGCAGGTAGAGCTCGTCAGCCCCGAGGGCCCAGCTGATCCCCCGTTCGGTGCGTGCCCGTCGGGCCGCGGCCTCCAGGAGGCCGAGCGCCGCCCGGCATTCATCCCGGGTGGGCTCCCGGACCAGGTGGTGCTTGCTGAAGGTGGTCAATCCCACCGGGACCACCGAGACACTGAGGACGCACCCGCCGAAGGCCCACAGGTCGGCCAGGGTGCGCTCCAGCACCGGGCCGTCATTCACCCCGGGGGACATCACGACCTGGGTGTGGAACTGGAGCCCATGGCGGGCGAAGCCCCGCAGCTGCTCCACGATGTCCGGCGCCAGCGGGTTGCGGAGCAGCCAGCGCCGGACCACCGGGTCGGTGGCGTGCACCGAGACGTACAGCGGCGAGAGCCGGTATTCGATGATGCGCTCGACGTCCCGCGGCTTGAGGTTGGTGAGGGTGGCGAAATTCCCGTACTTGAAGGACAGCCGGTAGTCGTCGTCCCGGATGTAGAGGTTTTCGCGCAGCCCCTCGGGCAGTCCGTCCACGAAGCAGAAGTCGCAGCGATTGGCGCAGCGCCGGATCCGGGGCGGCTCGACTCCGACGCCCATCGGGAGCCCCTCGGGGCGCTCCACGTCGTACTCGATCTCCTCGCCGTCGGGCAGGCGGGCGTGCAGCAGGAAGGCCTCATCCGCCGTGAGGAACTCCCAGTCGAGGAAGTCCTCCAGCTCACGGCCATTGACCGTGAGGAGCTCGGTGCCGGCCTGCAGCCCGAGTTCGGCTCCCAGGGAGTCCGGTGCGACGCGAGTGACCTTGAGCATGGCGGGGGGGAAGATAGGCTGCCGCCCGAGGCGGGGGAACGGCGCGGGGCAGGATCGGCTCCTGGCCGACCCTGCCCCGAAGTACGGTGCGCCCGACCGCTACCAGCAGGCGGGGGCGCCCTCCTGGGTGACGGCGGCGTTCGGCGCGTTCCCCGCGGCTCCCACGTACACCCCGCAGTTGAGGAGCCCCGCCACGAGCACCGGATTGGACATGACGGCCTTGTAGCCGGTGTTCGAGACATAGGTCAGTGCCAGCACGTTCCCGGTGGAGGGCAGGAAGGTGATCTTCCCGGCACCGCCCAGCGCGTTCACCTGGGCACCCGCGGTGGCGCTTCCGGCGTAGTCGCTGTTGTCGAAATAGAACGCCTCCTGCGCCGTCACCAGGTTGCGCAGGTCGGTCTTCATGCTGGTCAGGATCGCCTTCTCCTTTGAGTTGGCGAACTTGGGAATGGCGATGGCGGCCAGAATGCCGATGATCACCACCACGATCAGCAGTTCGATGAGGGTGAAGCCCTTGTTTGACATGGCCACTCCAGTCGGTCGGCGGCTGGGCCAAGGGGGCCCGGCGGATGCCGTCCAACTGAATGGCAACCGGTATGCCACTTCCATCGACAATCGCCAAGTCGCTGTGACACAAGGCGTTACGGCACTGGCTCGAGGGCGGCCCGTCCCCGGGAGCCGTGGGAAGGTCGGCGTCCTGCGAGAACGAAACGCCGACCCGGCACGGGTCGGCGTTTCAGGTGGGCCCGCCGGCGACGCGGGGCCGGACTACTTGTGGCTGAGCGAGTACACGTAGGCCGCGACGGCCTTGACGTCGTCCTCGCTGATGGTGGAGCCGCCCTTGGCGGGCATCGGGACGCCGCTCTTGGACTGCTCCTTGGTGACGCCGACCGTGATCTGCTTGATGATCTCCTCGTAGGTGCCCTTGCTGTGCAGCCACACGGCATCGGTCAGGTTCGGGCCGACCAGGCCCTTGGCATCCTGGCCGTGGCAGGCGTAGCAGAGGCCCTGCTTGTGGTAGATCTCGTTGCCCTTGGCGACCATCTCCTTGGTCGCGCCCTGCGGGATCGCCTGGGCGGCGGCGGGCACCGAGCCCACCAGGTTGAGCACACCGAGGGCGATCGCCGCACGGAGGATCTTCTTCATGCCGTTCTCCAGAGTGTAGGGTCCTGACGCCAGTGACCGGCCACGCCTGCGCCAGCCAGACCGGGAGCCGGTTCAGGAGGGCTCCCGAGCCCCTTGAGCAAAAGACAGGCCCACCCGGAGAGCTGGGTGGGCGGTGAGCCAGAGCGGGCGACCGGACTCGAACCGGCGACGTCCAGCTTGGGAAGCTGGCATTCTACCAACTGAATTACGCCCGCAGTAGAGCCCGAAAGGTGTCCAATCCAGTCGGGCCTTGTCAATGGCGCGGCGCCAACCGTCCTGCGGCGTGGACACTCTGGCCTGGGAGTGTCCGGAATCGGAGACAATTCGGGTCGGGCCATTCGGCCCGCCCCGAGGTCCCGTGCCCTACTTGATCCGGTACCTCCAGGCGCGGGCGCCGGCGGCGGCGGCCTTCACGGAGACCGGGACGCTCTCCCCGACCTTGAGGGCTGGGAGACTGACTTCCTGGGTGCCCAGGACGGTGCCGTCCTTGGCCAGGGCCTCGAAGACGACCGTCATGGCCTTGGGCGGGAGCAGCTTGTTGTTCTCGTCCCGGGCCTCGCGCCCCACGGCCTTGGCGGTGAACGTGACCTCGCTGGCGTTGGCGGCAAAGCCCTCGTACTGGAGGTCCACCGGCAGGGCGTACTCGGCGATGATGATCTCGGCGAGCTTGTCCTGCTGCTTCTCGAACTTGTAGCCCTGCGCGAGCAGCTGGTAGTTGTAGTCGCCCAGCGGGTCGATCTCCACCAGCTTCCCGGCCGCGGCGATCAGCCCCTGCCCGTTCTGGGTCGCCAGGTAGCAGTTGGCCTGCGCGAAGAGCGCGTCGCGATGATAGGGGCTCCGCTTGAGGAGGCGGGCGTAGGCCACCGCCGCATCCGCATAGTTCTTGTCGTTGTACTGCCGGGTCGCGAGCTCGAACAGCTCCGCGTCCGAGAGCCCCTCGTCGGCGCCGCCCGCGGCTCCGCCAGCGTCGGCGCTGGCGAGCAGTTCGCGCTCGATGACCTGGGCGCTGTCCGCCATCCCGGCGGCCCGGAACGCCTGCGCCAGCCCCTTCTTGCCGGCGTCATCGGTGGGCTCGTACCCGACGTAGCGGCGGAAGGCCGCGACGGCCTCGGGGGCGCGCTTGGCGTTGAGCAGGAGGACCGCGTGGTTGTAGGCGGCCCGGTTGCGCACCTTCACGTAGTTCGGGTCGCTCGGCGTAGTGGCGGCTGCCAGGCCGAAGTACGTGATGGCGCTGTCGGTTTGCTGCCGGTCGAGCATGAGGCCCGCCAGCCCGTTGAAGGCGTGCGGGGCCTGCCGGTCGATCTTGATGGCGGCCCGGAAGAAGTAGTCGGCCGAGTCGGGCTGCTTGGCCTCGGTGGCGCCCTGCGCGGCGAGGACCATCGCGGCCCAGGCCCGGGTCCGGTAGCCCTGGATGTCGGCCTTGCAGGTGGGCGCGAGCGCCTCGGCCCGGGTGAAGGCGGAGTCCGCCCCGCCGAGCTCGCCCTGCAGCAGGTAGGCACGGCCCAGCCAGTACCAGGCGCCGGGGTTTTTCCCCTGGTCCTTGGTGGTCACCGCATCCGTGATGACCCCGACGGCCTCCTTGACCAGGCGGGCGCCGATGACCGGGTCGGAGACCCCGGCATAGGTGCTCAGCTTGGTCTTGGCGCTGCTGACCAGGAAGTGGCCTTCCTTGATCGGACACTGGGCGTCGGTGAACTTGCCGCCCAGCTGGCCGGCGACGCGGGTGGCGATGGCAGGCTGTTGTGCGCTGAGCGGCACCGCCGCGAACAGCACCAGCCCCAGACGGACGATCGTCCTCTTCATGCCCTTCCCCTCGGTGATGGTGTGACCAGCGCGCGCGCGGCGGTCTCGACCTCGCGCGCCACTTCCAGGGCCGGCCGCCCGAGTTCCCGGGCGGCGCGACGCACATCCTCGAACTCCGCCTTTACACGAGGCCCGGCCGGGGTCTCGAGGACCTTCACGGCCACCGGACCCGCGCCAGACAGGGGGACGGCGATCATCCGTCGGGGGAGCGTCACCCGTTCGGCGTGCGTCCGACGCAGTCCCGCGGTGGTACTGTGCAGAAAGAATGCCTCGGTGACCGCCGCGACGCGATCGGTGTCGCAGATCACCTCGATGCGGTAACCGGGCCGACCTTTCTTCATCAAAGTGCCCCAAACCTGGGCATCCAGGGCCCCCGCAGAGGCCAGCGCCTCCCGGAGGGGCTCGACGTACTCGGGGCTCAGATCGTCCACGTCCGCGGACAGTGTGACCACGTCCGCGGACACTTCGGCGGCCTCGGCGATCGTAAGCCGGAGCGCGTTGGGATACTCCTCGGGATTGCGGCCGCCGGCTCCCCAGCCCGTGCCGGACGCCTGCCACCGGCTCGGGATCGGCCCGGAGCCGAGGACGCGGAGCAGGACGGCGCCGGTCGGGGTGGTCGCCTCCCCGACCACCGGCCCGTTCGGGGCGATCGTGATGCCCTCGAGCAGGCGCGCCGTGACCGGCGCCGGAACGGGCATCACGCCGTGGGCGGCGCGGACCCAGCCGGCCCCGACTGCGACGGGCCGGTGGTACACCTCGGTGATGCCCAGCTGCTCGAAGCCCTCGATCCCGCCGACGATGTCAACCAACGCGTCAACGGCGCCGACCTCGTGGAGCGCGACCTCGCTGGCTGGCACGCCGTGCACCCGGCCTTCTTCCTCGCAGAGGAGCGTGAAGGCGCGGACCGCGCGGACGCGGACCCACTCGCTGAGCGGAGCCCGTTCCACCACGGCCAGCAGGTCGGCCAGATGGCGGTGCTTGCCATGCCCGTGATGCGCGTGGTGGTGCGGGTCGCCGGTGCCCGCGTGGGCGTGGGGGGCGGCAGGCTCCCCATAGGCGGAACTGGGTTCCTCGCTGGCGCCGTCGGGGAGCCGGACGGTGACCTTGGTGCAGGCGATGCCGCACCGGAGCGTCCGGACGACCTCGATGCCGACCTCGGGAAATCCGAGCCGGGCCGGCAGGCCGGCGAGCCACGCCGCCGGGGCTCCCGCGTCGAGGAGTGCACCCAGCAGCATGTCGCCGCTGATGCCGGCGGCCGGGTCGAGGATGGCGCAGCGCGGGGCAGTCATGAGGGGTCCAATATCACCCGGACTTCGGGGTCAGGGCAAATCGGGCGAGCCGCGGTAGAGCCAGCCGGCGCCGGTGTTGAAGACGACGACGCGCGCCTCCGCGCCAAGCACACCCTCCTCCCGCAGCCGTCGCGCGGCGGCGAGCGCCGCACCACCCTCCGGAGAGAGGTCGATCCCCTCCTCCCGCGATCCGCGGCGCGCCTCCGCCGCGAGGTCGTCGTCGGTCACGGCGATCGCGCCGCCCTGGCTTTCGCGCAGTGCCCGGAGCATCAGGCGGTCGCCGAGCGGCCCAGGCACCCGAAGCCCGCTCGCGATGGTCCACGGCTCCTCCCACGGCGTGGCCCGGTCGGCGCCAGCCTCAAAGGCGCGCACCACGGGGGCGCAACCGGTGGACTGCACCGAAAACATCCGCGGCGGTGGGTCGGTCACCCACCCTGCCTCGCGCAGCTCGGCGAACGCCTTCCACATCCCGATCAGCCCGGTGCCGCCGCCCGTGGGGTAGATGATGGCCGCCGGAAGGGTCCAGTTGAACTGCATGGCGAGCTCGAGGCCCAGGGTCTTCTTGCCCTCGATCCGGTACG
The Gemmatimonadota bacterium DNA segment above includes these coding regions:
- a CDS encoding NAD(P)-dependent glycerol-3-phosphate dehydrogenase, with amino-acid sequence MTCVAVLGAGSWGTTLADLLARKGHEVRLWAHEAEVVEAVNLRHENPVFLPGCALAPELRALPDAAEAVRGAAVVVAVAPSHVLRMVLERCRAGLETGAIVTTATKGIEPGTLALMSEVVVAALPGHPVAALSGPSFALEVFQGQPTAVVAAAHEPEAARITQELFATPRFRVYSHDDVVGVELAGALKNVIAIAAGILEGLGLGNNPRAALITRGLAEITRLGVAMGADPLTFAGLAGMGDLILTTTGSLSRNRALGIALAEGQSLAGYSATHRSVAEGATTARGALALGARHGVELPICGQVAAILFDDKPPRQAVADLMERTLKSEQWR
- the plsY gene encoding glycerol-3-phosphate 1-O-acyltransferase PlsY translates to MTAALLWLGASYLLGALPTSYLAGRWFRGIDLREHGSRNLGATNLYRVMGWKFAVPVGLIDVAKGALPVILFGPRATALPEFPTLCGIAAMVGHTLSPFVAFKGGKGVATAAGMLLALAPAAVGIAATVWGVLVWMTGYVSVGSIASAAVFPLADALLYPARRTLPGLGLDALVAAFIIWKHRANIQRLLAGTENRFGRRAGPRPTTPAA
- the der gene encoding ribosome biogenesis GTPase Der, which encodes MSKPTVAIVGRPNVGKSTLFNRLLGGRDAIVSEHAGTTRDRHFGDGEWAGRHFWLVDTGGLMPGSSDSMDIAVREQVELAVTEADLILMVVDGKEGLNPVDREIASQLRRAGRPVLLAVNKLDDLPNTTAQFGFYELGLGEPVGLSAAVGKASGDLLDAIVGALPPKGAGEEEGAINVAVVGRPNAGKSSLINKLLGEPRLVVSAQPGTTRDAIDTPLRYHEKTLNFIDTAGLRRRAKVEDDIEFYSTLRTHRAIERADVCVLVVDADLGLHAQDLRIATEAWDEGKGLIVAVNKWDLIPEKDPNTAKRGQDQLEEKAPFLRYVPFLYISARSGQRVSRLPDLILEVAAERDRRIATSELNRALQELLQRNAPPQAPGEEVKLLYVSQIAERPPTFVIVCNRPDDVPESYQRFVHNGFRAAFGFLGAPLRIRYTGRGASKHDRKDDGRRVRGG
- a CDS encoding DUF512 domain-containing protein gives rise to the protein MLKVTRVAPDSLGAELGLQAGTELLTVNGRELEDFLDWEFLTADEAFLLHARLPDGEEIEYDVERPEGLPMGVGVEPPRIRRCANRCDFCFVDGLPEGLRENLYIRDDDYRLSFKYGNFATLTNLKPRDVERIIEYRLSPLYVSVHATDPVVRRWLLRNPLAPDIVEQLRGFARHGLQFHTQVVMSPGVNDGPVLERTLADLWAFGGCVLSVSVVPVGLTTFSKHHLVREPTRDECRAALGLLEAAARRARTERGISWALGADELYLRADLPLPPAEWYDDFEQVENGVGSVRFLQQRIHDARGDLADWRGRRIGVCTGASMAPLMPQVLAPLAALTGARFELLPLANSLFGETVTCAGLLPGRAFREALAARPDLDLALIPGEALNDDHLFVDDLALADLAAAVPVEVRASYCFTDALDTPPGP
- a CDS encoding prepilin-type N-terminal cleavage/methylation domain-containing protein; its protein translation is MSNKGFTLIELLIVVVIIGILAAIAIPKFANSKEKAILTSMKTDLRNLVTAQEAFYFDNSDYAGSATAGAQVNALGGAGKITFLPSTGNVLALTYVSNTGYKAVMSNPVLVAGLLNCGVYVGAAGNAPNAAVTQEGAPACW
- a CDS encoding c-type cytochrome; this translates as MKKILRAAIALGVLNLVGSVPAAAQAIPQGATKEMVAKGNEIYHKQGLCYACHGQDAKGLVGPNLTDAVWLHSKGTYEEIIKQITVGVTKEQSKSGVPMPAKGGSTISEDDVKAVAAYVYSLSHK
- a CDS encoding tetratricopeptide repeat protein; its protein translation is MKRTIVRLGLVLFAAVPLSAQQPAIATRVAGQLGGKFTDAQCPIKEGHFLVSSAKTKLSTYAGVSDPVIGARLVKEAVGVITDAVTTKDQGKNPGAWYWLGRAYLLQGELGGADSAFTRAEALAPTCKADIQGYRTRAWAAMVLAAQGATEAKQPDSADYFFRAAIKIDRQAPHAFNGLAGLMLDRQQTDSAITYFGLAAATTPSDPNYVKVRNRAAYNHAVLLLNAKRAPEAVAAFRRYVGYEPTDDAGKKGLAQAFRAAGMADSAQVIERELLASADAGGAAGGADEGLSDAELFELATRQYNDKNYADAAVAYARLLKRSPYHRDALFAQANCYLATQNGQGLIAAAGKLVEIDPLGDYNYQLLAQGYKFEKQQDKLAEIIIAEYALPVDLQYEGFAANASEVTFTAKAVGREARDENNKLLPPKAMTVVFEALAKDGTVLGTQEVSLPALKVGESVPVSVKAAAAGARAWRYRIK
- the larC gene encoding nickel pincer cofactor biosynthesis protein LarC, which gives rise to MTAPRCAILDPAAGISGDMLLGALLDAGAPAAWLAGLPARLGFPEVGIEVVRTLRCGIACTKVTVRLPDGASEEPSSAYGEPAAPHAHAGTGDPHHHAHHGHGKHRHLADLLAVVERAPLSEWVRVRAVRAFTLLCEEEGRVHGVPASEVALHEVGAVDALVDIVGGIEGFEQLGITEVYHRPVAVGAGWVRAAHGVMPVPAPVTARLLEGITIAPNGPVVGEATTPTGAVLLRVLGSGPIPSRWQASGTGWGAGGRNPEEYPNALRLTIAEAAEVSADVVTLSADVDDLSPEYVEPLREALASAGALDAQVWGTLMKKGRPGYRIEVICDTDRVAAVTEAFFLHSTTAGLRRTHAERVTLPRRMIAVPLSGAGPVAVKVLETPAGPRVKAEFEDVRRAARELGRPALEVAREVETAARALVTPSPRGRA